Proteins found in one Microbacterium sp. LWS13-1.2 genomic segment:
- a CDS encoding ABC transporter ATP-binding protein produces MQTQAVRVRNLRKTYGGRAVVDGVSFDIAQGETFALLGPNGAGKSTTVEILEGYRRRSGGEVEVLGVDPATGGLDLKARVGIVLQSAGISGPVTVREQLRQFAGFYPDPRDVDEVIAAVGLEAQAKTRISKLSGGQQRRVDVALGIIGRPELLFLDEPTTGFDPHARREFWDLIRRLQTDGTTILLTTHYLDEAAQLADRVAVIAAGRMQAIGPLAGFGGAEARVPVVRWVEAGMLREERTDDPFGFTTALAARLGAAPEELEIVRPSLEDIYLGLVAEAEAETSATASDAVAAKGAGR; encoded by the coding sequence ATGCAGACACAGGCGGTGCGGGTGCGGAACCTGCGCAAGACATACGGCGGCCGTGCTGTCGTCGACGGGGTGTCGTTCGACATCGCGCAGGGCGAGACGTTCGCGCTGCTCGGGCCGAACGGCGCGGGCAAGTCGACGACCGTCGAGATCCTCGAGGGGTACCGTCGCCGGTCGGGCGGCGAGGTCGAAGTGCTGGGCGTCGACCCCGCGACGGGAGGGCTCGACCTCAAGGCGCGGGTCGGCATCGTCCTGCAGTCGGCGGGGATCTCGGGGCCGGTCACCGTGCGGGAGCAGCTGCGGCAGTTCGCGGGGTTCTACCCCGACCCACGTGACGTCGACGAGGTGATCGCGGCGGTCGGCCTCGAGGCGCAGGCCAAGACCCGCATCTCGAAGCTCTCCGGCGGTCAGCAGCGGCGCGTCGACGTCGCACTCGGCATCATCGGGCGGCCCGAGCTGCTGTTCCTCGACGAGCCGACGACCGGCTTCGACCCGCACGCGCGGCGAGAGTTCTGGGACCTGATCCGTCGCCTACAGACCGACGGCACCACGATCCTGCTCACGACCCACTACCTCGACGAGGCCGCGCAGCTCGCCGACCGGGTCGCCGTGATCGCCGCCGGCCGCATGCAGGCGATCGGCCCGCTCGCGGGGTTCGGCGGCGCCGAGGCGCGCGTGCCGGTCGTGAGGTGGGTGGAGGCCGGGATGCTGCGGGAGGAGCGCACCGACGACCCGTTCGGGTTCACCACGGCGCTGGCCGCACGCCTGGGTGCGGCACCGGAAGAGCTCGAGATCGTGCGGCCCAGCCTCGAGGACATCTACCTCGGGCTGGTGGCCGAGGCCGAGGCCGAGACATCCGCCACCGCATCCGATGCGGTCGCTGCGAAGGGAGCAGGACGATGA